A single window of Nasonia vitripennis strain AsymCx chromosome 4, Nvit_psr_1.1, whole genome shotgun sequence DNA harbors:
- the Atp13a1 gene encoding ATPase type 13A1, producing MASGKLCLSPRGDELVQSVSLHNPRKLLFNGYVLPFVLTELVWIYAWIFVYGLHDYYEPGLVGIAVIGVLQIFVCLCCQWSVHVHTFLNCSSASDPYRASIAKVVPTPNNGSTELVKLHQNKSQEPWFIFQKTKYVWDPSTKEFRGLEFPVSYSVKHYSQWKGYADDNEIKEAEEKYGQNNLDMVVPEFWELFKERAIAPFFVFQVFCMALWCLDRYWYYSFFTLFMLVMFECTLVQQQLRNMAEIRKMGSRPYMIMVYRNRRWRLIFTDQLVPGDIVSITRSQNDNLVPCDMLLLRGPCVVDESMLTGESVPQMKEPIEDLDGSRIINIEEDDKLHVLYGGTKVVQHTPPSKNSAGLRATDNGCVAYVLRTGFSTSQGKLLRTILFGVKRVTANNLETFGFILFLLIFAIAAAAYVWVKGSEDPERNKYKLFLECTLILTSVVPPELPIELSLAVNTSLLALSKLGVYCTEPFRIPFAGKVEICCFDKTGTLTSDNLVVEGVAGVNGNSEVVQISDAPMESVQVLATCHSLVQLDNSIVGDPLEKATLKAVNWNLTKGEAVIPVKGKSPGLKIFQRHHFSSSLKRMCVVAGYTSGTSSDATYIITVKGAPETLKKMYSSVPDNYDDIYLSLSRRGARVLALGYRKLPSSTTLSDLRNYSRDDLESELTFVGFVIISCPLKADSKSVIKEILNASHSVVMITGDNPLTACHVARELHFTKKPVTLILTSLKNASWCWESVDGKIQLPIEDDSEKTNVWEQYALCITGEGLTYLKDSKKDYLYKLLPHVVVFARCAPKQKEYIITMLQEIGFTTLMCGDGTNDVGALKHAQVGVAILSSPPKRENTPKSTPVAGDAPPPAINGPRLNPRQQQLNNTKSKIEKLMKDLEEQEQSVVVKLGDASIAAPFTSRFSSIQCICHVIKQGRCTLVTTLQMFKILALNALILAYSQSVLYLDGIKLSDAQATLQGVLLAICFLFISRSKPLKTLSKQRPLPNIFNLYTILTVLLQFAVHFCCLVYLVREAAIRSPKDDKLSTILGTNTNSTATSSTDEKEEPFEMNLINSTVYIVSMTLQVSTFAVNYRGQPFMEGLIENKLLMYSLLGSTAAIFALALGIVPDIALQFEIVDFPSDFRKILVLGLVANFVLAFLVDRVCRWLFGEGKYRKL from the exons ATGGCGAGCGGTAAACTGTGCCTGTCGCCGCGCGGCGACGAGCTCGTCCAGAGTGTGAGTCTGCACAACCCGCGCAAGCTCCTCTTCAACGGCTACGTGCTGCCGTTCGTCCTGACCGAGCTCGTCTGGATCTACGCCTGGATCTTCGTCTACGGGCTGCACGACTACTACGAGCCCGGCCTCGTCGGTATCGCCGTCATCGGTGTACTCCAGATCTTCGTCTGCCTCTGCTGTCAGTGGTCCGTGCACGTGCACACCTTCCTCAACTGCAGTTCC GCCAGCGATCCTTACAGGGCATCCATCGCCAAAGTGGTCCCAACTCCCAACAATGGCAGTACCGAGCTGGTCAAGTTGCACCAAAACAAGAGTCAGGAGCCCTGGTTCATCTTTCAGAAGACCAAGTACGTCTGGGATCCTTCGACCAAAGAGTTTCGGGGACTTGAATTTCCTGTCAGTTATTCCGTCAAACATTACAGTCAATGGAAGGGCTATGCTGATGACAATGAAATCAAAGAAGCCGAAGAGAAATATGGCCAGAATAA CCTGGACATGGTGGTGCCAGAATTTTGGGAGCTCTTCAAAGAACGAGCCATTGCGCCATTCTTTGTATTCCAAGTCTTTTGTATGGCTCTGTGGTGTTTAGATCGATACTGGTATTACAgtttttttacactttttatgCTGGTCATGTTCGAATGTACATTGGTACAGCAGCAGCTTAGAAATATGGCTGAAATAAGGAAAATGGGAAGCAGGCCATACATGATAATGGTTTATAGAAATCGACGCTGGAGATTAATATTTACTGACCAACTTGTTCCTGGTGATATTGTTTCAATAACAAGATCTCAAAATGACAATCTTGTGCCGTGTGATATGCTTCTCTTACGAGGACCTTGCGTTGTAGATGAAAGCATGCTAACAG GAGAATCTGTTCCTCAGATGAAAGAACCTATTGAGGATCTTGATGGAAGTAGGATTATCAATATTGAAGAGGATGACAAGCTTCATGTGTTATACGGAGGTACAAAAGTAGTTCAACATACACCGCCATCGAAGAACTCTGCTGGTTTAAGAG CAACAGACAATGGCTGTGTGGCATATGTATTAAGAACTGGATTCTCTACATCTCAGGGAAAACTTTTGAGAACTATTCTCTTTGGCGTGAAACGTGTAACAGCTAATAATTTAGAAACTTTCGGGTTTATTTTGTTCCTCCTTATCTTTGCCATTGCTGCTGCAGCATATGTCTGGGTCAAAG gaAGCGAAGATCCCGAAAGGAATAAGTACAAATTATTCCTGGAGTGtacattaattttaacatcTGTTGTGCCACCAGAGTTGCCAATAGAGTTATCATTAGCAGTAAATACTTCTCTTTTAGCGTTATCTAAATTAG GTGTTTACTGCACGGAACCATTTAGGATTCCTTTTGCAGGAAAAGTTGAGATTTGTTGTTTCGATAAGACTGGCACCTTAACTAGTGATAATTTAGTCGTCGAAGGCGTAGCGGGAGTTAA tgGTAACTCTGAAGTAGTTCAAATATCAGATGCACCTATGGAAAGTGTTCAAGTATTGGCAACTTGTCATTCTTTGGTGCAATTAGATAATAGTATTGTAGGAGATCCTCTGGAGAAAGCAACATTGAAAGCAGTTAATTGGAACCTCACCAAAG GTGAAGCTGTCATTCCCGTGAAAGGAAAATCACCAGGTCTGAAGATTTTCCAAAGACATCATTTTTCATCTTCCTTGAAGAGAATGTGTGTTGTTGCTGGATATACATCTGGCACATCATCAGATGCCACCTATATCATTACCGTGAAAGGTGCCCCAGAAACACTTAAAAAGATg TACTCTTCAGTGCCGGATAATTACGatgatatatatttatcattatctCGACGAGGTGCGCGGGTTCTCGCATTAGGTTACCGAAAACTTCCTAGTTCAACGACACTTTCAGATTTACGCAACTATTCTCGCGATGATCTGGAAAGTGAACTTACTTTCGTTGGATTCGTCATCATTAGCTGCCCTCTGAAAGCAGATTCTAAGAGCGtcataaaagaaattttaaatgcCTCCCACTcg gTCGTTATGATTACTGGCGATAATCCGCTCACAGCTTGCCACGTTGCACGTGAATTACACTTCACAAAGAAGCCAGTCACATTAATTTTGACgagtttaaaaaatgcatcCTGGTGTTGGGAAAGCGTCGATGGTAAAATTCAATTGCCCATTGAAGACGATTCAGAGAAGACCAATGTTTGGGAACAATACGCTTTATGCATAACGGGAGAGGGCTTGACTTATCTTAAAGACTCTAAAAAGGATTACCTCTACAAGCTTTTGCCACATGTTGTTGTTTTCGCTCGTTGCGCACCAAAGCAAAAGGAATACATCATTACCATGCTGCAAGAAATAGGATTTACTACGCTTATGTGTGGCGATGGAACTAACGACGTAGGAGCACTCAAGCATGCTCAAGTTG GAGTTGCCATACTGTCCAGTCCACCAAAACGTGAAAATACGCCAAAATCAACGCCTGTGGCAGGCGATGCACCGCCACCTGCGATTAATGGTCCAAGATTAAATCCTCGACAGCAACAACTGAATAATACTAAGAGCAAGATTGAAAAACTAATGAAAGATCTGGAAGAACAAGAGCAGTCTGTTGTTGTAAAGCTCGGAGATGCATCCATTGCTGCTCCGTTTACGAGCAGATTTTCATCAATTCAATGCA TTTGTCATGTAATAAAACAAGGCCGTTGTACACTTGTAACTACACTTCAgatgtttaaaattttggcCTTGAACGCTTTAATTTTAGCGTACAGTCAATCAGTTCTTTATTTGGATGGAATCAAGTTGAGCGATGCACAGGCTACCCTTCAAGGAGTGTTGCTTGCTATTTGCTTTTTATTCATATCTCGTTCTAAACCGTTAAAGACCTTATCAAAACAACGACCATTGCCAAACATTTTCAACCTGTACACCATTTTAACGGTACTGCTCCAATTTGCGGTCCACTTTTGCTGCCTAGTCTATCTTGTCAGAGAAGCTGCGATTCGTTCACCCAA GGATGACAAGTTATCAACAATTTTAGGAACAAATACAAATTCGACAGCTACTTCTAGCACGGATGAGAAAGAAGAACCATTCGAAATGAATTTGATAAACAGTACCGTTTATATTGTATCTATGACTCTGCAGGTGTCGACATTTGCTGTCAACTATAGA GGTCAGCCATTCATGGAGGGTCTAATAGAAAATAAGCTACTTATGTACAGCCTGCTAGGTAGTACTGCAGCTATTTTTGCATTAGCTCTTGGGATAGTACCTGACATTGCCTTGCAGTTTGAAATTGTCGACTTCCCGAGTGAT TTCCGAAAAATTCTTGTCCTAGGACTAGTCGCTAACTTCG
- the LOC100114513 gene encoding protein spaetzle 5: MQHRRLSFENPNFMLRSRGLEGSVYSLFICQYFARLVMWKCLPLLLLSTLISSRVSANGYHHNEPCSKYGCPLAPPIHEPFVPAPPGHTPKCAKPGLTFCESLERYPQQLIKFLIGKRTLDFEKFLRDESPEDFNAYRKRPEYDYGYDYPKPKVPLDLYPQTSLHAHQAAMLHYDVPLNASRNRYLPSQSVNSFVSQSASISAHQSFGYQHGVQPHLIQFPNQGAWPLRNSRGVESGYHQQQQGGRTRFQNPLLEFASRTRNRAKRQSESADVSLCPTRSQFVTPKAALNNQGNWMYVVNLEDQNKHSQLVKSEVCMSQTCDGLCSLPLGYTSKCQQQYVQKRLVALEGSGNRLYTDVFWFPHGCMCQVTLDY, from the exons ATGCAACATCGGCGGCTCTCTTTCGAAAATCCGAATTTTATGCTTCGCTCTCGCGGACTCGAGGGGAGTGTATACTCTTTGTTTATTTGTCAATACTTCGCGCGCCTCGTTATGTGGAAGTgcttgccgctgctgctgctctcaaCGCTGATCTCCAGTCGC GTATCGGCGAACGGCTATCATCACAACGAGCCGTGTTCCAAGTACGGATGTCCTCTTGCACCGCCGATTCACGAGCCGTTCGTGCCTGCGCCACCGGGACACACACCGAAATGCGCCAAGCCAGGACTGACCTTCTGCGAATCTTTGGAGCGATATCCGCA GCAACTTATCAAGTTCCTAATTGGCAAGCGCACTTTGGACTTTGAGAAATTTCTCCGAGACGAATCCCCGGAAGACTTCAATGCGTACAG GAAAAGACCCGAGTACGATTACGGATACGACTATCCGAAGCCTAAGGTTCCTCTGGATCTTTACCCGCAGACTTCGCTGCACGCGCATCAAGCCGCGATGTTACACTACGACGTGCCATTAAACGCGAGCCGCAACAG ATACCTACCTTCGCAGAGCGTGAATTCGTTCGTTTCGCAAAGCGCCTCGATAAGTGCTCATCAGAGTTTCGGATATCAGCACGGCGTCCAGCCGCATTTAATTCAGTTTCCGAATCAGGGAGCCTGGCCCCTCAG AAATTCCCGAGGAGTCGAGTCGGGCtaccatcagcagcagcaagggGGTCGCACGCGCTTTCAAAATCCGCTGCTCGAATTTGCCTCGCGTACGAGAAATCGGGCCAAGAGACAATCGGAATCGGCCGACGTCTCGTTATGCCCGACGCGCTCGCAGTTCGTCACCCCCAAGGCTGCCCTGAACAATCAGGGGAACTGGATGTACGTCGTCAACCTGGAGGACCAGAACAAGCACTCGCAGCTTGTCAAGAGCGAAGTTTGCAT gAGCCAAACATGCGACGGGCTGTGCTCCCTGCCGCTGGGCTACACGAGCAAATGCCAGCAGCAGTACGTGCAGAAGAGATTGGTAGCCCTGGAGGGGAGTGGCAATCGTCTCTACACCGACGTATTCTGGTTTCCACACGGCTGCATGTGTCAGGTCACGCTGGATTACTGA